The region gaaattgcAAGGAAAAGATAATATGGTTCATGAACTATTTGACGCTTTAAAAGCGTTTGAAGTGAAGTTGGAGTTGTGGATCAatcagttaaaaaataatatgaccaCGCATTTTCCACATTTATCGTCATGTCGAATTCTCAACATGGACAAATATATTACCGCGCTGCTGGATCTGAAAACACAATTCGAGTCGCGTTTTACCGATTTCCGAAAACATGAAAAAAGCTTGAATTTGTTTGCTCGCCCATTCAATGTTTCTGTCGAAGATGTCCCTGATGATGTTCAGATGGAGTTGATAGAATTACAATGCAACTCTTCTTTGAAAGACAAATTCAACTTAGGATTGTTCGAGTTCTATTCAAAATACATCACTACTACACATTTTCCTAAGATAAGAGACCATGCACTGAAAATGACATCTCTGTTTGGTACCACATACCTGTGCGAGCAGTTATTTTCTCGGATGAAAAACGTTAAGTCGAAGACAAGGAGTAGAATCACCGATATTCA is a window of Colias croceus chromosome 17, ilColCroc2.1 DNA encoding:
- the LOC123699333 gene encoding general transcription factor II-I repeat domain-containing protein 2-like, with protein sequence MLKRVFDLRKEIAAFMLNKDKAIPQFGDEAWLSDFGFLVDITAHLNDLNKKLQGKDNMVHELFDALKAFEVKLELWINQLKNNMTTHFPHLSSCRILNMDKYITALLDLKTQFESRFTDFRKHEKSLNLFARPFNVSVEDVPDDVQMELIELQCNSSLKDKFNLGLFEFYSKYITTTHFPKIRDHALKMTSLFGTTYLCEQLFSRMKNVKSKTRSRITDIHLENSLRISTTTIGTDIDKLVKNKQCQSSH